Proteins encoded in a region of the Nitrospirota bacterium genome:
- a CDS encoding UvrD-helicase domain-containing protein, with translation MADAVLKRDDTEVFPHVVVLKASAGSGKTHTLTKRYVQFVLSGKIPENRLRNILAITFSNNAAKEMRQRIVLWLKEICLGYNSRATEIKEIINLPEEEILRRACLLIDEILNHYTDFQVKTIDSFMASVFKSSVLDLGYEPDFEIMLNGDEIMEYAFEVFLRSVREGTHQGAMVSDIVKIIIENRTEDSRFLWDPSRTILDEIKKIYKKISKTKSVQIVYGNTVAAEKIKGKIKDAALKLNEFILESGLTISGNSSFGEILRSVQRGKFADIINRGLKNPPVKKPAKKSPEAALYDEAVSAWRDLTSLIGQFAEVFSRTYFIPFIRAYEAFAATLQHAKKQKGKVFIEDISRKLSFYIDGDIVPDVYFRLGETIYHYLIDEFQDTSPIQWKNLYPLIENSLSQGGSLFAVGDTKQAIYGFRDADYSIMKSFEAESGEERPFLSAEHRVAELSVNFRSQKPILDFNEEIFKHIMPQHETYNFAAQLSGLSDYTQTAKDTGSASSCGFVRVDTVNSPQISDEISETEPVKQKLYEILDDLKLRGYKYKDIAVLTMRNDDVVIISTWLNEKGIESRSGKSEAIPFISYSSLDIRKTNAACEVVALLNFLDSPLDDLSFATFLSGRIFESAAALNGQTITLDEIRTFLFNHRRESSPLYKCFQADYPELWSSFFEELFNSAGYFPLYDLVTEIYRVFNVFGHTQMSSEASLVKILEVIKAFEESGTNSLRDFVNFAAHGDGTSQEWNIDVPKTEDAVSVMTVHKSKGLGFPVTVVILYGQKDRPFDYILEGDSDVSLLKLNKKILAAISHYDDNSPLNDLYEKEKTKELVNKLNALYVSLTRAKSELYVILATDGGKYPFELFPDGSTEAGQRECVSAAEVSEDTSDVLPILHTLRKPYHFGVNLTPINIGEKQRGDFIHRILFFVDFISDDFKSTLSRIVEMVNLEYGNLFDVGETAELLLRFLHRDDIKPYFIYTESRVLKNEQEYTTSSGVTLRMDRVVIDKDSVCVIDYKTGGADNETGYVSQIKEYLRILREFYPDKNCSGLIAYTDMQGSVAVR, from the coding sequence ATGGCAGATGCCGTTCTTAAGCGAGATGACACTGAGGTGTTTCCTCATGTTGTCGTTCTTAAGGCATCGGCAGGCTCTGGTAAAACCCATACCCTCACCAAGCGTTACGTGCAGTTTGTGCTTTCAGGTAAGATACCTGAAAACCGCCTCAGGAATATTCTTGCAATTACATTTTCTAATAATGCTGCTAAAGAGATGCGGCAACGGATTGTCCTGTGGCTAAAGGAAATATGCCTCGGTTACAATTCAAGAGCCACAGAAATTAAGGAGATTATAAACCTGCCGGAGGAGGAAATCCTCAGACGGGCATGTCTTTTGATTGATGAAATACTAAACCACTATACAGACTTTCAGGTTAAAACCATAGACAGCTTTATGGCCTCGGTGTTTAAGTCCTCGGTGCTTGACCTTGGGTACGAACCGGACTTTGAAATCATGCTTAATGGTGATGAGATCATGGAGTATGCCTTTGAGGTGTTTTTACGCAGTGTCAGGGAGGGCACACATCAGGGAGCTATGGTTTCAGACATTGTAAAGATAATTATTGAAAACCGCACGGAGGATTCCCGGTTCCTATGGGATCCCTCGCGTACAATTTTAGATGAAATAAAGAAGATATACAAAAAAATCTCAAAAACGAAGTCCGTGCAGATTGTTTATGGAAATACGGTTGCAGCGGAAAAAATAAAGGGAAAAATAAAAGACGCCGCTTTAAAACTTAATGAATTTATCTTAGAGTCGGGGCTTACAATAAGCGGAAACAGCTCATTTGGGGAAATACTAAGGAGCGTGCAGAGAGGTAAATTTGCAGACATAATAAATCGGGGACTAAAAAATCCACCGGTTAAAAAACCTGCTAAAAAAAGCCCGGAGGCAGCACTCTATGATGAGGCGGTCTCGGCCTGGAGAGACCTTACGTCCCTTATCGGGCAATTTGCAGAGGTCTTCAGCCGCACGTATTTTATCCCGTTTATACGAGCATATGAGGCTTTTGCCGCAACACTGCAGCATGCTAAAAAACAAAAAGGTAAGGTGTTTATTGAAGACATCAGCAGAAAACTCTCCTTCTACATTGATGGCGATATTGTTCCGGATGTGTACTTCAGGCTTGGAGAGACAATCTATCACTATCTGATTGATGAGTTTCAGGACACATCCCCGATTCAGTGGAAAAACCTATACCCTCTGATAGAAAACTCATTGTCACAGGGGGGGAGTCTCTTTGCTGTGGGGGACACTAAGCAGGCAATTTATGGCTTCAGGGATGCCGACTACAGCATTATGAAATCGTTTGAAGCTGAGAGTGGGGAGGAGCGTCCATTTCTGTCTGCCGAGCACAGAGTGGCGGAACTCAGCGTTAATTTCAGATCGCAAAAGCCCATCCTTGATTTTAACGAGGAGATTTTTAAGCACATTATGCCTCAACATGAGACATATAACTTTGCAGCACAACTTAGTGGCCTTTCAGATTATACCCAAACTGCCAAAGACACAGGCAGTGCATCCTCTTGCGGATTTGTCAGAGTGGATACCGTAAACTCTCCGCAGATTAGCGATGAAATATCAGAGACAGAGCCGGTAAAACAAAAACTCTATGAAATTTTGGATGACTTAAAATTAAGGGGTTATAAATACAAAGACATAGCAGTGCTTACAATGAGAAACGATGACGTGGTCATCATCTCAACGTGGCTTAACGAAAAAGGCATAGAGAGCCGGAGTGGCAAATCTGAGGCCATCCCGTTTATATCATACAGCAGTCTTGATATAAGAAAAACCAATGCGGCATGTGAAGTTGTTGCTCTTCTTAATTTTCTTGACTCTCCGCTTGATGACCTTTCATTTGCAACATTTCTAAGCGGCAGGATATTTGAAAGTGCGGCGGCTCTTAATGGCCAGACAATTACTTTGGATGAAATCCGAACGTTTCTCTTTAATCACAGGAGGGAGAGCTCTCCGCTTTATAAGTGCTTTCAGGCAGATTACCCGGAGCTTTGGAGCAGCTTCTTTGAAGAGCTTTTTAACTCTGCCGGATACTTCCCTCTATATGACCTTGTCACTGAGATTTACCGTGTATTTAACGTATTTGGCCATACACAGATGAGTTCAGAGGCATCACTGGTAAAAATCCTTGAGGTGATTAAAGCGTTTGAAGAGAGCGGTACAAACAGTCTCAGGGACTTTGTTAATTTTGCCGCACATGGGGACGGTACATCTCAGGAGTGGAATATAGATGTGCCAAAGACTGAGGATGCCGTCTCTGTGATGACCGTACATAAGTCTAAGGGGCTTGGATTTCCGGTCACTGTAGTTATCCTGTATGGGCAGAAAGACAGGCCGTTTGATTATATTTTGGAGGGGGATAGTGATGTAAGTCTCTTAAAATTAAATAAAAAGATTCTTGCTGCTATTTCTCACTATGATGATAACTCTCCTTTAAATGATCTCTACGAAAAGGAGAAAACCAAAGAGCTTGTAAATAAACTCAACGCCCTATACGTCTCTCTGACCCGTGCTAAGAGCGAACTCTACGTGATACTTGCTACAGATGGAGGTAAATATCCGTTTGAACTTTTCCCGGATGGCAGCACTGAGGCAGGACAGAGAGAGTGTGTGTCAGCCGCAGAGGTTTCCGAAGACACTTCTGATGTGCTGCCAATACTTCACACATTAAGAAAACCGTATCACTTTGGTGTAAACCTTACACCAATAAATATCGGAGAAAAGCAGCGAGGGGATTTTATCCACCGAATACTCTTTTTTGTTGACTTCATATCCGATGATTTTAAAAGTACATTAAGCAGGATTGTTGAAATGGTAAATCTTGAATACGGAAACTTATTTGATGTGGGAGAGACGGCTGAGTTGCTCCTCCGGTTTTTACACAGGGATGACATAAAACCATATTTTATTTATACGGAATCAAGAGTGTTAAAAAATGAACAGGAGTACACAACTAGCTCCGGAGTCACACTCAGAATGGACAGGGTGGTAATTGATAAGGACAGTGTCTGCGTAATAGACTATAAAACCGGAGGGGCAGACAATGAAACAGGCTACGTGTCACAGATAAAAGAGTATTTGCGCATTTTGCGTGAGTTCTATCCGGATAAGAATTGCAGTGGCCTTATAGCCTACACAGATATGCAAGGGAGTGTAGCAGTTAGGTAA
- a CDS encoding HDOD domain-containing protein: protein MQKKILAYIEKIPALSPTIAKIVSLTNNDSSSAADLVQVVKLDPTLTTKVLNLINSAYFGIQQKVTSINRAIILLGMNTIKNLALSAEVLSSFNPSHGPSFNVDRFWEHSLATAVACKLLSTVVVTDPVKREEFFIAGLIHDIGKIFLIKHFPRDYFHIAKKTTEFEKLIVKEKKFFSMDHAEIGALIAEKWALLPDLVKSIRYHHNKSGGNEKSPMVPVVYIANYYCKINGYDDDIAAALKEPLTDTDWKRLGLTPQKGLEILETLSVKVDEAKAFLQVRNVTADETTKTMKADENG, encoded by the coding sequence ATGCAAAAGAAAATTTTAGCATACATAGAAAAGATTCCGGCACTGTCGCCTACTATCGCAAAGATTGTGTCTCTTACTAATAATGACAGCTCCTCTGCAGCAGACCTTGTTCAGGTGGTAAAACTCGATCCAACCCTTACCACAAAGGTGTTAAATTTAATTAACTCCGCCTACTTTGGCATCCAGCAGAAGGTGACATCCATAAACCGTGCCATTATCCTTCTTGGCATGAATACCATCAAGAATCTTGCATTAAGCGCCGAGGTGCTTTCCTCGTTTAATCCCTCACACGGCCCTTCTTTTAACGTGGACAGATTCTGGGAACACAGCCTTGCCACTGCTGTCGCTTGTAAACTGCTGTCAACTGTCGTAGTTACAGACCCTGTTAAACGGGAGGAGTTTTTCATTGCAGGGCTAATTCACGACATTGGAAAGATTTTTTTAATAAAACATTTTCCACGGGATTATTTCCATATTGCTAAAAAAACAACTGAATTTGAAAAATTAATAGTTAAAGAAAAAAAATTCTTTTCCATGGACCATGCAGAAATTGGAGCATTGATTGCAGAGAAGTGGGCTCTGTTGCCTGATCTGGTCAAATCTATCCGATACCATCACAACAAATCGGGCGGCAATGAAAAATCGCCAATGGTGCCCGTCGTTTACATCGCCAACTACTACTGTAAAATTAATGGCTATGACGACGACATAGCGGCTGCGCTTAAGGAGCCTCTTACCGATACGGATTGGAAGCGCCTTGGTTTGACCCCTCAGAAAGGTCTCGAAATTTTAGAGACCCTCTCTGTTAAGGTTGACGAGGCGAAGGCTTTCCTGCAAGTAAGAAATGTTACCGCTGATGAAACAACAAAAACAATGAAAGCTGATGAGAACGGTTAA
- a CDS encoding protein kinase yields the protein MPIITACPTCGSKYSVSSSLTGKNAKCKKCGSTFKIEKYRTEQSSASMQTMEKGSGCSWNVGDVILDLYEVSGLLGEGGMGKVYKVKHKGWNVDLAVKCPKSAELARAGGSENFEREAETWVNLGLHPHIVSCYYVREVDEVPMVFAEYVDGGSLNDWIHDGKLNTLDAILDASIQFAWGLHYAHEKGLIHQDVKPANVMMTSEGIAKVTDFGLAKAVGMSYGQDSFEDYGLNKLVTPGGMTPAFCSPEQANQEKLSLKTDIWSWAVSVLVMFTGEVTWPSGTVAGEALKWYHESVADGLSNKSLPAMPDELAELLARCFNENPIERPDSMSDVASELIKIYEKLTGKNYARTAPEVSMATADSLNNRAVSLLDLGREEEAERLWTEALRIQPHHPESSFNLGLTQWRGASMTDNALVRLLEEVQRSHPENPIVKYLAGLVHLERDDCALALKYLNDIDPTITHLEDIRYAIVYAESQKGRSKGCLKTFTGHDEPVTAVGLSADGRIAVSGSLDKTLRLWDTETGTCLKTFTGHADGILSAYMLPDATLIISGSLDKTVRVWDVKSGYCFQTFKGHMEGVTSVFIEPGGRNPLSGSSDETIKLWDTSTGTYLRSFVGHKGDVTSVYLTKDGKLVVSACKDGTIRLWEVASLRCLHTFKGHNGAVNFMSVSKNGQTMASAGADKTVKLWDLTTRIYSKTMYGHGEAVSGVFVDSAGKTLVSVSHDKTMIQWAVDSGRCMRTFEGHTEPVNAVALSEDGRFAATCGNDKLVKFWEVSSNRESFRAPMMLSQVLKSEAAFSAMAAYSQELTEAKKRFTEGNFKKAASHIRKARSQRGFSRDIEALTLWMKLYLRFPRHTFVGGWEGTTFKGHSGAVTSISADSHSKLLLTGSIDKTIRLWDIESGDLINTFKGFPAGITSVHLSEDGLYAVAGTMDKTISFWDIKKGKQMRALKGHEGVVRSVCLSNDHHLAVTSGDDKTVKVWDITTGRLIRTYDGHPDPVMAVSLNADNRFFITGCADGKLKMWEMTTANFLGILATYEGHTDVINTVALSLDGKLAVTGSEDMSIRVWDLSLGKCVKTLEGHTAGVTTVSISSDNKFLLSGSNDNAVRLWDIRSESCVRVFKGHQLGINSVLLSRHGRHAFSAGDDGEIKLWTLDWEIDDTKEGRYDDSAAGYLELFLASFVPYVSGSLARRGKPDWKDKDLEELFYKLGCVGYGWISHDVIKKELKIIESKKFSK from the coding sequence ATGCCTATCATAACGGCTTGCCCGACTTGCGGATCGAAATATAGTGTGTCGTCATCTTTGACTGGCAAAAATGCTAAGTGTAAAAAATGCGGCAGCACGTTTAAAATAGAAAAATACCGGACTGAGCAGTCCTCTGCATCTATGCAGACCATGGAAAAGGGCTCCGGCTGTTCGTGGAACGTTGGGGACGTCATTTTAGACCTCTACGAGGTGTCAGGGCTTTTGGGTGAGGGCGGAATGGGCAAGGTATATAAGGTTAAGCATAAGGGCTGGAATGTTGACCTTGCCGTGAAATGTCCAAAGTCGGCGGAGCTGGCAAGAGCGGGGGGGTCAGAGAATTTCGAGCGGGAGGCTGAGACGTGGGTTAATCTGGGACTCCATCCGCACATAGTCAGCTGCTACTACGTAAGGGAGGTGGATGAGGTCCCAATGGTTTTTGCCGAGTACGTGGATGGCGGGAGTTTAAACGACTGGATTCATGACGGCAAGTTAAACACACTGGATGCTATCCTTGATGCTTCGATACAGTTTGCCTGGGGGCTTCACTATGCCCACGAAAAAGGGCTTATTCACCAGGATGTAAAGCCGGCTAATGTTATGATGACCTCAGAGGGTATAGCCAAAGTGACTGACTTTGGGCTTGCCAAAGCTGTGGGAATGTCATACGGCCAGGATAGTTTTGAAGACTATGGCTTAAATAAATTAGTAACTCCGGGAGGGATGACGCCGGCTTTTTGTTCTCCTGAGCAGGCTAATCAGGAAAAACTCTCTCTTAAAACAGATATCTGGTCATGGGCGGTGTCAGTGCTTGTGATGTTTACGGGGGAGGTGACCTGGCCCTCGGGCACGGTGGCCGGGGAGGCTCTTAAGTGGTATCATGAGAGTGTGGCTGATGGACTAAGTAATAAGAGTTTGCCCGCTATGCCTGATGAATTAGCTGAACTCCTTGCCAGATGCTTTAATGAAAACCCGATAGAACGGCCGGATAGTATGTCTGATGTGGCTTCTGAACTCATAAAAATATATGAAAAGTTAACCGGCAAAAATTATGCCCGTACGGCTCCTGAGGTCAGTATGGCAACAGCCGACAGCCTAAATAACAGAGCGGTGTCTCTCCTTGACCTTGGCAGAGAGGAGGAGGCAGAAAGGCTCTGGACAGAGGCGCTTCGGATTCAGCCCCATCATCCGGAATCCAGCTTTAACCTCGGACTGACGCAGTGGCGGGGAGCAAGTATGACCGATAACGCACTTGTCAGGTTGTTGGAGGAGGTTCAGCGCTCACACCCGGAAAACCCTATCGTGAAATACCTGGCAGGTCTTGTGCACCTTGAAAGGGACGACTGCGCACTTGCCTTAAAGTACCTTAATGATATAGATCCAACTATAACGCACCTTGAAGACATAAGATATGCAATAGTGTATGCCGAATCTCAAAAAGGGCGGTCAAAGGGCTGCCTGAAAACCTTTACAGGCCATGATGAACCTGTAACCGCCGTTGGCTTAAGCGCTGACGGCAGGATAGCCGTATCGGGCAGTCTTGATAAAACGCTGCGCCTTTGGGATACAGAAACAGGAACATGTCTGAAAACTTTTACAGGACACGCAGACGGCATCCTTTCGGCCTATATGCTACCCGATGCAACTCTTATAATCTCCGGCAGCCTGGACAAAACCGTACGAGTGTGGGATGTTAAAAGCGGTTACTGTTTTCAAACATTTAAAGGCCACATGGAGGGAGTCACCTCGGTGTTTATAGAGCCGGGCGGACGCAACCCCTTATCCGGCAGCTCGGATGAAACAATAAAACTATGGGATACAAGCACGGGCACGTATCTGAGATCTTTTGTCGGACACAAAGGGGACGTAACCTCAGTTTATCTGACAAAGGATGGAAAGCTTGTGGTTTCAGCGTGCAAAGACGGCACAATACGCCTGTGGGAGGTTGCCAGCCTGAGATGTCTGCACACGTTTAAGGGGCATAACGGTGCTGTTAATTTTATGTCAGTAAGTAAAAACGGCCAGACAATGGCCTCAGCCGGAGCCGACAAGACTGTGAAACTATGGGACTTAACCACTCGTATATACAGTAAAACCATGTACGGTCATGGTGAGGCGGTAAGCGGAGTTTTTGTGGATTCAGCCGGTAAGACGTTGGTCTCGGTAAGCCATGATAAGACAATGATACAGTGGGCGGTTGACTCTGGCAGATGTATGCGTACCTTTGAAGGACACACGGAGCCAGTTAACGCAGTGGCTCTTTCAGAGGATGGCAGATTTGCCGCAACCTGCGGCAACGATAAACTGGTAAAATTCTGGGAGGTCTCCTCTAACAGGGAGTCTTTCCGTGCCCCTATGATGCTCTCTCAGGTGCTAAAGAGCGAGGCGGCATTTTCAGCCATGGCAGCCTACTCGCAGGAGCTTACGGAGGCAAAGAAACGTTTTACGGAGGGCAATTTTAAGAAAGCAGCGTCTCACATAAGAAAAGCACGCTCACAGCGTGGGTTTAGCCGTGACATCGAGGCTCTGACTCTGTGGATGAAGCTGTATTTACGTTTCCCCCGCCACACATTTGTGGGCGGCTGGGAGGGTACCACGTTTAAAGGACACAGCGGTGCTGTTACATCAATTTCGGCTGACAGCCACAGCAAACTTCTGCTTACCGGCAGCATAGATAAAACCATTCGGCTTTGGGATATAGAAAGCGGCGATTTAATTAACACATTTAAGGGATTCCCTGCCGGCATAACCAGTGTACATCTGAGCGAGGACGGTTTGTATGCAGTGGCAGGCACAATGGATAAAACCATAAGCTTCTGGGACATAAAAAAAGGTAAACAGATGAGAGCCCTTAAAGGACACGAGGGAGTGGTACGCAGTGTATGTCTGAGTAACGATCACCATTTGGCAGTTACCTCAGGGGACGATAAAACCGTAAAGGTTTGGGATATCACCACAGGGCGGCTTATTAGAACATACGACGGCCATCCTGACCCTGTAATGGCTGTTTCTTTAAACGCTGATAACCGGTTTTTTATAACAGGCTGTGCTGATGGAAAACTTAAAATGTGGGAGATGACAACGGCTAACTTTTTAGGAATTCTTGCCACTTATGAGGGACACACCGATGTAATAAACACGGTAGCGTTAAGTTTAGACGGAAAACTTGCAGTAACCGGCAGCGAGGACATGAGTATAAGAGTGTGGGATCTGTCTTTGGGAAAATGTGTAAAAACTCTTGAGGGACACACGGCAGGCGTTACCACAGTAAGCATAAGCTCAGATAACAAGTTCTTACTTTCCGGCAGTAACGACAATGCAGTACGGCTTTGGGATATCAGGTCGGAAAGCTGCGTGCGAGTGTTTAAGGGGCATCAGTTAGGGATAAACTCGGTATTGTTGAGCCGTCATGGCAGACATGCTTTTTCGGCAGGTGACGACGGAGAGATAAAGCTATGGACGCTTGACTGGGAAATAGATGATACAAAAGAGGGCCGGTATGATGACTCGGCAGCCGGATACCTGGAGCTGTTTCTTGCCTCCTTTGTGCCTTATGTCTCAGGGAGCCTTGCCCGCAGGGGAAAACCAGACTGGAAAGACAAAGACCTTGAAGAGCTGTTCTATAAACTTGGCTGTGTCGGTTATGGCTGGATTTCCCATGATGTTATAAAAAAAGAATTGAAAATAATTGAAAGTAAAAAGTTTTCAAAATAA